Proteins encoded together in one Desulfuromonas thiophila window:
- a CDS encoding integrase core domain-containing protein yields KFWGITPSFAFVAEPQTNGVAERFNRTLKEQAIYGRVFRNITDVREAVKTFVELYNSEWRVEKNGFRSPDEIRQAA; encoded by the coding sequence AAGTTCTGGGGGATCACTCCCAGCTTTGCCTTTGTTGCCGAACCCCAGACCAATGGAGTTGCCGAACGGTTCAACCGCACCTTGAAAGAGCAGGCCATCTATGGCCGGGTTTTCCGTAACATCACCGACGTTCGCGAAGCCGTGAAGACCTTCGTGGAGCTTTACAACAGCGAATGGCGTGTTGAGAAAAACGGCTTCAGATCACCTGATGAAATCCGTCAGGCGGCGTAA
- the cobI gene encoding precorrin-2 C(20)-methyltransferase produces the protein MTQPQQGTFYGVGVGPGDPELLTLKAVRVLHQCHAIYVPTSRLSRQTYVADIAATHAAANCAIVPVTFSLADHAATRQQHWQGTALEIAGRLQAGQDVALVTLGDALLYSTYIYLLRALYAVFPQAQVETVPGISAVSAVAALTCCPLGEGEQPLTIIPAANDLEKLRALITSGSGVAIMKIGRRLAQLIELLDQCAALERSVFVARAGLPEQRVELDLNQLRDAPADTGNLAVILVAPRCEER, from the coding sequence ATGACCCAGCCGCAACAGGGAACATTTTACGGCGTCGGTGTCGGCCCCGGTGACCCGGAACTGCTCACCCTCAAGGCGGTACGCGTGCTGCACCAGTGCCACGCCATCTACGTGCCGACCTCGCGCCTCAGCCGCCAGACCTATGTTGCCGACATCGCCGCCACCCATGCGGCGGCAAATTGCGCCATCGTGCCGGTGACCTTCTCCCTGGCCGACCACGCCGCCACACGCCAGCAGCACTGGCAGGGGACCGCGCTGGAGATCGCCGGTCGCTTGCAGGCCGGGCAGGATGTGGCCCTGGTCACCCTGGGTGATGCGCTGCTCTACTCCACCTACATCTACCTGCTGCGCGCCCTGTATGCGGTGTTCCCGCAGGCTCAGGTTGAAACGGTGCCGGGTATCAGCGCCGTCAGCGCTGTTGCGGCCCTGACCTGCTGCCCACTCGGTGAAGGGGAGCAGCCGCTGACCATTATCCCAGCGGCGAATGATCTGGAGAAGCTGCGCGCGTTGATCACGTCGGGCAGCGGCGTGGCCATCATGAAAATTGGTCGCCGCCTGGCGCAGTTGATCGAGCTGCTCGACCAGTGCGCGGCTCTGGAGCGCAGCGTGTTCGTGGCCCGTGCCGGGCTGCCGGAGCAGCGGGTGGAACTGGATCTGAATCAGCTGCGCGATGCGCCAGCGGATACCGGGAATTTGGCGGTGATTTTGGTGGCGCCACGATGCGAAGAAAGATGA
- the cbiD gene encoding cobalt-precorrin-5B (C(1))-methyltransferase CbiD encodes MSAELKGGITTGSCAALAAKAAALLLFRHERVEQVEIALPDGSRLMWPVASLERSDDSAEASIIKDAGDDPDVTHGARIRVRLTPSRGTEVIFRAGPGVGTVTLPGLALAVGEAAINPVPRTMIIAAIREVTEHGVMVTVAVDGGEELAAKTFNPKLGIEGGISIIGTSGRVRPFSAPALQQSLKCALDICVASATTAPVFVPGNMGRNAALRAFHLKTQQVVEVSNEWGYMLEQAQAQPFTALLMLGHPGKLAKLAMGQWNTHSGQSDSAVPFVADLAHQVLQRPLTDTTTVEGVFMECLTDPQRRRVADRLAEAIQRNTAARFPACWQPQVVLINLKGDILGSAGDLQPWLRHLEQESL; translated from the coding sequence ATGAGCGCCGAGCTGAAGGGTGGCATCACTACCGGCAGTTGTGCGGCTCTGGCGGCTAAGGCCGCGGCCTTGTTGCTGTTCCGTCATGAGCGGGTGGAACAGGTGGAAATCGCGTTGCCCGACGGCAGTCGTCTGATGTGGCCCGTGGCTTCGCTGGAGCGGAGCGATGACAGCGCCGAGGCCAGTATCATCAAGGATGCCGGTGACGATCCCGATGTCACCCACGGCGCACGGATTCGTGTGCGCCTGACGCCGAGCCGTGGCACGGAGGTCATCTTCCGCGCCGGACCCGGCGTCGGCACTGTCACCCTGCCCGGCTTGGCTCTGGCTGTCGGTGAAGCCGCCATCAACCCGGTGCCGCGCACCATGATTATAGCGGCCATTCGCGAAGTGACCGAGCACGGCGTCATGGTCACCGTGGCCGTGGACGGCGGCGAAGAGCTGGCGGCAAAAACCTTTAATCCCAAACTCGGCATTGAAGGCGGCATCTCCATCATCGGCACCAGCGGCCGGGTACGCCCGTTCAGCGCCCCTGCCCTGCAGCAATCGCTCAAGTGCGCCCTCGACATCTGTGTTGCCAGCGCCACCACCGCCCCGGTGTTTGTGCCGGGCAACATGGGGCGCAACGCCGCCCTGCGTGCGTTTCATCTCAAAACACAACAGGTGGTAGAGGTGAGTAACGAGTGGGGCTACATGCTCGAACAGGCGCAAGCGCAGCCGTTTACAGCGCTGCTGATGCTCGGGCACCCCGGCAAGCTGGCCAAGCTGGCCATGGGTCAGTGGAACACCCACTCCGGCCAATCCGACAGTGCCGTGCCCTTTGTCGCTGATCTGGCCCATCAGGTGCTGCAGCGTCCGCTGACTGACACCACCACCGTTGAAGGAGTCTTCATGGAGTGCCTGACCGACCCGCAGCGTCGCCGGGTGGCGGATCGCCTCGCCGAAGCGATTCAACGCAACACCGCCGCGAGGTTTCCCGCCTGCTGGCAGCCACAGGTGGTGCTGATCAACCTCAAGGGCGATATTCTCGGCAGCGCTGGAGACTTGCAGCCCTGGCTGCGCCATCTTGAGCAGGAGAGCCTATGA
- the cobI gene encoding precorrin-2 C(20)-methyltransferase, producing MAIPDPLAGISGKGPQPGHFYAVGIGPGAPDLLTLRAARLVEQCDVILSPQARTATKSLALEAVRPFLSNQEIMVLNYPMERNDQNTRQRWQQLADDVVQRCAHGQSVVQVTLGDPLIFATSSYLLQALADHMPADHLHVVPGISAFQTSASRFGEVLTLQEDRLTLMSATNLDAVAQALDHCETLVLYKAGGCIEALMDLLRPRNLLSRARLVSCGEQGDHELLVDDLSQWTMTPLSYMTTLIVKIGQRGWQENAAS from the coding sequence ATGGCGATTCCCGATCCTTTAGCCGGCATTTCCGGCAAAGGCCCACAACCCGGCCACTTCTACGCCGTCGGCATCGGCCCCGGCGCCCCGGACCTGCTCACCCTGCGCGCGGCACGCCTGGTCGAACAGTGCGATGTCATCCTGTCGCCCCAGGCCAGAACCGCCACCAAAAGCCTGGCCCTCGAAGCGGTGCGCCCGTTCCTCAGCAATCAGGAGATCATGGTTCTCAACTACCCCATGGAACGCAACGACCAGAACACCCGCCAGCGCTGGCAGCAACTGGCCGATGATGTGGTGCAACGCTGCGCACACGGGCAATCCGTGGTTCAGGTGACCCTCGGCGATCCGCTGATCTTTGCCACCAGTTCCTACCTGTTGCAGGCTCTGGCCGACCACATGCCCGCCGACCACCTGCACGTGGTGCCAGGCATCAGCGCCTTCCAGACCTCGGCCAGTCGCTTTGGCGAAGTGCTGACCCTGCAGGAGGACCGCCTGACCCTGATGTCGGCCACCAACCTTGACGCCGTGGCCCAGGCCCTCGACCACTGCGAAACCCTGGTATTGTACAAAGCAGGCGGCTGCATCGAAGCGCTGATGGACCTGCTGCGCCCGCGCAACCTGCTCAGCCGGGCGCGGCTGGTGAGCTGCGGCGAACAGGGCGATCATGAGCTGCTGGTCGACGACCTCAGCCAATGGACCATGACGCCGTTAAGCTACATGACCACCCTGATCGTCAAAATCGGTCAACGCGGCTGGCAGGAGAACGCCGCGTCATGA
- the cbiE gene encoding precorrin-6y C5,15-methyltransferase (decarboxylating) subunit CbiE, whose product MTPPIIIAGCGPGHGDYLTTAVRNAVADADVLVGARHLLELFPEVKATRLTVGADIPAVLVEMEKHRDQQMVVLVSGDSGLFSLARRVQQHFGREHCQVIPGISSVQVACARLGIDWNDLRIVSAHGRAPAATVDELRHWHKIAILAGTRAATMWAADLLEQLGTDYRAMVCENLTLAEEKIHPCDAATLRQASLASRTIIMLLHQEVMS is encoded by the coding sequence ATGACACCGCCTATTATCATCGCCGGTTGCGGCCCCGGCCATGGCGACTATCTGACCACGGCGGTTCGCAATGCCGTAGCTGATGCCGATGTGTTGGTCGGCGCACGTCACCTGCTGGAGCTGTTCCCAGAGGTCAAAGCCACGCGCCTGACCGTTGGGGCCGATATCCCGGCGGTGCTCGTGGAGATGGAAAAACACCGCGACCAACAGATGGTGGTGCTGGTGTCCGGCGACAGCGGCCTGTTCAGCCTGGCGCGCCGCGTTCAGCAGCATTTCGGCCGCGAGCACTGCCAAGTGATCCCCGGCATCAGCTCGGTGCAGGTGGCCTGTGCCCGGCTGGGCATCGACTGGAACGATCTGCGTATCGTCAGCGCCCATGGCCGCGCCCCCGCAGCCACCGTTGACGAGCTGCGGCACTGGCACAAAATCGCCATCCTCGCCGGTACTCGAGCTGCCACGATGTGGGCCGCTGATCTGCTGGAGCAGTTGGGCACAGACTACCGGGCCATGGTGTGCGAAAACCTCACCCTGGCCGAAGAGAAGATTCACCCCTGCGATGCCGCTACATTACGTCAGGCCAGCTTGGCGTCGCGCACCATCATTATGCTGCTGCATCAGGAGGTGATGTCATGA
- a CDS encoding sirohydrochlorin cobaltochelatase, whose amino-acid sequence MFTVPPDSTHPASPSCPAETPPTIVLVAFGTSVDEARQVYDFIDGQARQRYPDHDIQWAFTSQFIIDKLKQRGIRTRNLAEVMADLRTRGARRIACQSLHVVPGQEYQALFSANNDGLQVVFGDPLMTSNADIEATIAALAPSLDADETTVVVAHGNRNYPEFNRRLVKFAAAIEARYPKLTVASVEGTPGTAGLETLKARQPEQVHFVPLMIVAGDHIMNDVLGDEDDSWKNLLQVAQVRCSPSLGWNPAILAIYFDHLDRALNHLARFPDGYSGQPPAGASAPVPAPVPVSEV is encoded by the coding sequence ATGTTTACCGTACCGCCCGATTCCACACATCCTGCCTCCCCCTCTTGTCCGGCCGAAACGCCACCCACCATTGTTCTGGTAGCCTTCGGCACTTCAGTGGACGAAGCACGGCAGGTGTACGATTTCATCGATGGTCAGGCCCGCCAGCGCTACCCCGACCATGACATCCAGTGGGCCTTCACCTCTCAATTCATCATCGACAAACTCAAACAGCGTGGCATCCGCACCCGCAACCTTGCCGAAGTCATGGCCGATCTGCGAACGCGCGGGGCACGGCGTATCGCCTGCCAGAGTCTGCATGTGGTGCCGGGGCAGGAATATCAGGCCCTGTTCAGCGCCAACAACGACGGCCTGCAGGTGGTGTTCGGTGACCCGCTGATGACCAGCAACGCCGATATTGAAGCGACCATTGCCGCCCTGGCTCCGTCGCTTGACGCTGACGAAACCACCGTGGTGGTCGCTCATGGCAACAGGAACTATCCCGAATTCAACCGGCGGCTGGTAAAATTCGCCGCCGCCATTGAAGCGCGCTACCCCAAGCTCACCGTGGCCAGCGTCGAGGGCACGCCGGGCACCGCTGGGCTGGAAACGCTCAAGGCCCGTCAGCCTGAGCAGGTTCACTTTGTCCCGCTGATGATCGTTGCCGGCGATCACATCATGAACGACGTCCTCGGCGACGAAGACGACAGCTGGAAAAACCTCCTTCAGGTCGCTCAGGTCCGCTGCAGCCCTTCACTGGGCTGGAATCCCGCCATTCTCGCCATTTATTTTGATCACCTTGATCGCGCGCTGAATCACCTGGCGCGATTTCCGGACGGCTATTCCGGCCAGCCCCCGGCGGGCGCTTCGGCTCCGGTTCCTGCCCCTGTTCCCGTGAGCGAGGTCTGA